In Nitrobacteraceae bacterium AZCC 1564, the following proteins share a genomic window:
- a CDS encoding urease subunit beta (product_source=KO:K01429; cath_funfam=2.10.150.10; cog=COG0832; ko=KO:K01429; pfam=PF00699; superfamily=51278; tigrfam=TIGR00192) → MIPGEKFIKEGDIELNAGRKTVTLTVANAGDRPIQVGSHYHFFETNPALKFDRKKARGMRLDIAAGTAVRFEPGQTREVNLVALAGKRTIYGFRGEVSGKL, encoded by the coding sequence ATGATCCCAGGTGAAAAGTTCATCAAAGAAGGTGACATCGAGCTCAACGCGGGTCGCAAAACGGTGACGCTTACCGTTGCGAATGCCGGCGATCGTCCCATTCAGGTCGGGTCGCATTACCATTTCTTTGAGACCAATCCGGCGCTGAAGTTCGATCGCAAGAAGGCGCGCGGCATGCGGCTGGACATCGCGGCGGGCACTGCAGTGCGATTTGAACCGGGGCAGACGCGCGAGGTCAATCTCGTCGCGCTTGCGGGCAAGCGCACCATCTACGGCTTCCGCGGAGAGGTAAGCGGCAAGCTGTGA
- a CDS encoding urease subunit alpha (product_source=KO:K01428; cath_funfam=2.30.40.10,3.20.20.140; cog=COG0804; ko=KO:K01428; pfam=PF00449,PF01979; superfamily=51338,51556; tigrfam=TIGR01792), whose protein sequence is MATRIKRSVYADMFGPTTGDRVRLADTDLIIEVEKDFTVYGEEVKFGGGKVIRDGMGQSQVTNRQGAADTVITNALIVDHWGIVKADVAIKDGYISAIGKAGNPDIQPGVTIVIGPGTDVIAGEGRILTAGGFDSHIHFICPQQIEHALMSGVTSMLGGGTGPSHGTFATTCTPGPWHIARMIQSFDAFPVNLGISGKGNASRPAALIEMIKAGACALKLHEDWGTTPAAIDNCLSVADDHDIQVMIHTDTLNESGFVEDTIKAFKGRTIHAFHTEGAGGGHAPDIIKVAGLKNVLPSSTNPTRPFTRNTIDEHLDMLMVCHHLDPSIAEDLAFAESRIRKETIAAEDILHDLGALSMMSSDSQAMGRLGEVIIRTWQTADKMKKQRGSLPEDKGKDNDNFRVKRYIAKYTINPAIAHGVSKLIGSIEKGKMADLVLWSPAFFGVKPDCIIKGGSIVAAPMGDPNASIPTPQPVHYQPMFAAFGKSLTASSVVFTSKAAVTSGLGKKLGIEKMLYPVLNTRDGISKKSLIHNGATPKIEVDPETYEVRADGELLTCAPAEVLPMAQRYFMY, encoded by the coding sequence ATGGCCACCAGGATTAAACGTTCCGTCTATGCCGATATGTTCGGCCCTACGACCGGCGATCGCGTGCGGCTGGCCGACACCGATCTGATTATCGAGGTCGAGAAAGATTTCACCGTCTATGGTGAGGAGGTGAAGTTTGGCGGCGGCAAGGTGATCCGCGACGGCATGGGCCAGTCGCAAGTCACCAACAGACAAGGCGCCGCCGATACTGTGATCACCAACGCGCTGATCGTGGACCACTGGGGTATTGTTAAGGCCGATGTCGCGATCAAGGATGGTTACATCTCAGCCATCGGCAAGGCCGGCAATCCGGACATCCAGCCTGGCGTGACGATTGTGATCGGTCCTGGCACCGACGTCATCGCGGGCGAGGGCAGGATCCTCACGGCGGGTGGTTTTGATAGCCACATCCATTTCATCTGCCCGCAGCAGATTGAACACGCCCTGATGTCGGGCGTCACTTCGATGCTGGGAGGCGGCACCGGGCCCTCGCATGGTACGTTCGCAACGACCTGTACGCCGGGACCGTGGCACATCGCGCGGATGATCCAGTCCTTCGATGCCTTTCCCGTCAACCTCGGAATTTCCGGGAAGGGTAATGCTTCGCGACCCGCCGCATTGATCGAAATGATCAAGGCGGGCGCGTGTGCGCTCAAGCTGCATGAGGATTGGGGGACGACACCAGCGGCGATCGACAATTGCCTCTCTGTCGCGGATGATCACGACATTCAGGTGATGATCCATACCGACACGCTGAATGAGTCGGGCTTTGTCGAGGATACCATTAAAGCCTTCAAGGGGCGCACGATCCATGCTTTTCACACGGAAGGTGCGGGCGGCGGTCACGCGCCGGACATCATCAAGGTTGCCGGGCTGAAAAATGTACTTCCGTCGTCGACGAATCCGACGCGGCCGTTCACTCGCAACACCATCGACGAGCATCTCGATATGCTGATGGTCTGCCATCATCTCGACCCGTCGATCGCCGAAGACCTGGCTTTCGCGGAAAGCCGCATCCGCAAGGAAACCATCGCCGCAGAAGATATCCTTCACGATCTCGGCGCCTTGTCGATGATGTCCTCAGATTCACAAGCCATGGGCCGCCTCGGCGAAGTGATCATTCGAACCTGGCAGACCGCGGACAAGATGAAGAAGCAACGCGGATCGCTGCCCGAGGACAAGGGCAAGGATAACGACAATTTTCGTGTAAAGCGCTACATCGCCAAATACACGATTAATCCGGCGATCGCGCATGGTGTGTCGAAGCTGATCGGCTCGATCGAGAAAGGCAAGATGGCCGACCTCGTCTTATGGTCGCCCGCGTTTTTCGGCGTCAAGCCGGACTGCATCATCAAGGGCGGCTCGATCGTGGCCGCGCCGATGGGTGATCCGAACGCCTCGATCCCGACGCCGCAGCCCGTGCATTACCAGCCCATGTTCGCCGCGTTCGGAAAATCGCTGACGGCATCGTCGGTGGTGTTTACGTCAAAGGCCGCCGTCACCTCAGGTCTCGGCAAGAAGCTTGGGATCGAGAAGATGCTCTATCCCGTTTTAAACACGCGCGACGGGATTTCGAAAAAGAGCTTGATCCATAACGGGGCCACACCAAAGATCGAAGTCGATCCGGAGACCTACGAAGTGCGTGCCGATGGAGAATTGCTGACCTGCGCGCCGGCAGAGGTGCTGCCCATGGCGCAGCGGTACTTCATGTACTAG